In Mangifera indica cultivar Alphonso chromosome 14, CATAS_Mindica_2.1, whole genome shotgun sequence, the DNA window TAACATCGACAGTctatttaattaacaaatttgtaTTTGTGTCTGGGTTTGAATAAATTCAGATGATATAGGAGATGAAAACAGAATTCTAATTCAGAAATGGCCAAATAACTATGTCCCACCCTaacttcaatgaaataattcaaattcatttaaatttcaaaaatctattTTCTCACCCATCTATCAAAGACATAGGTTAATTTTAGGagtcaaacaatatttttataattctttatCATATGTAATAGGATAAGTAATTTAATGTCATTTATATTACCAATAGGATaaacaaactatatatatattttttatcataattactttatattttttaaattttttttatatttctcatTTGTTGGCATTCCAAAAAACATCTAAAATGAATCAACGAATCTAGACATACTTGAGTTTTGTGTTAACAGTGAAGTGTCACAGAGTTAGTGGAAACAAaagaatttaatcaaaataGAGTAAATCAAAGTGACATCTATCACATAGAGATGGAGGCGACAATGAGCAAGTACGATGTCACAAATAGAACTGTAATAAAAGAGATAGTTGATAGCAGCAGTTTAGGGTGACATCACCAGTAAAAGAACAGTCTtgcctatttatatatttttagtttttttaattattattcataaaagtttaataaattctTGGAAGGAGTAAAACGCAAATAGTAATTCGACCTTCATATTTGTAGCAAAAACAAGCAATACCATAAACAGTAGCCTGTCAAACCCGAAAACATGCGAGTTCATTTACAGTTGTTAGAATCCGAACCACGCCCAGTCCTATAAAATTTGCAGAAGATTACATATAACATCAAACTCAAAGCACTGGCCAAAGCTAGAACCCAGTAGAATTTATCCAGTCGAGCTTCTTTCATATCATCCGAAAACCAGCTGTGTCCCCCTCTTGAACTCGACAGAACTTCAATGACAGAGATCAACAACGCACTCATGAAACTCCCCACCCCGAAAACACTTGTATATAAAGCAAACGCCGTCGTTCTCATCCTCACCGGTACTTCATTATAGAAGAACTCTTGCATCCCCACCACTGTAAAAATGTCTGAAATCCCTAACAAAATGTATTGAGGCAACAACCAGAAAATGCTTAGAGGCTTTCCCATTTGCTTGCTCAATTGTAGCCTCTTTGTTTCCACTACTGCGGCGATCGCCATTGCTATGATGGAAAGAAACATCCCTACGCCCATTCTCTGCATTACGTTGATACCTTTTTCGTTTCGGATGATGGTCTGCGTGATTGGGATCAAAACGGTGTCGTATAATGGCGTGAGAAGTATTATGGAGAATGTGATTGCGCTTTGAAGTGTTGCCGGCGGGATCTTGAAGTTGCTGCCGATGTTTCTCTCCATTGTCATGCCCTGTTTAGTGAAAAATGTAGCCGGCTGTTGGAAAATTACCGCAAACATGAGCAGCATTATCCATACGGGCAGAAGTCGAATTACTTCTTTTGCATTTCGGAGAAGATGGTTGCCGTTTGTGGGATTCTCCAGGTCAACCAAGTCCTCATTGCTGCCCAAATTTTGAGGGCACAGTGGTTTTTCCTGAAGCCTGACAtgaaatttaagtaaaatttattatcagATATCTTGTACAGTTTTACAAGGTGATTTATAAAGCCGGCTTGAAAAGAGTGATGGATTTCGGCCGAAATTATTTGAGATTGAAAATGAGTTTGGTGTGGATGAATTTTAAacaagtttaattcaaataaatttaagtttaaattttaatttgttgagtGTATGAGTCAAAAACTTTTTGATATAAATCGACTGAAGTAATATCGTTTTAATCGATATACttcaaaatgatgttatttttatattgaattgagtttaaaacttatttcgaatttgaatttaaacaaaactcaaattcagtttttttaagATGAATCTAACTTAAACAACtttaaatcgaatttgaatttggattcgaatttaattttactCAAATTGAGCCAAACTCAATGTTAGATAAATTCAAGTGTAGTTAAGTTTAGATATGATTGACTAAAGAATATATACTTACTGTAGCTCCACGCCATCAGGTTTCTCAATTGCCAAGGCGGACTTGCTACCCATCACTTTTGATGCAGCTGCTTTAATAGCTTGAATGATGTTGAGAAAAGGATTGCCTTGAATATGTTCCTCTGATTTGTTTGCATATATCCGACCTccaaatgataaaaataccATTGATGTAACCATGGCGACTGTGGGGATGGCGAATCCGAGAACCCAGCCAAAGGTATCTTGAATGTAGGACATGACAGTGACACCCAAAAGGCTGCCGCTGCAGACTCCGAAATACCACCATTTGAAGAACAAACTCTTCATTCCTGAATTCTGATCGTCTTTGCTGCTGGGCAATTCTTCGTCACCATTGTCTAGTTGGTCTGCTCCAAATGCTTGCAACGATGGATTGTATCCACCTTGGCCTAGAGAAATCAAACAGAGGGACCAAAAGAGGAAGGAAGAAGAGCTTGTGCTATTTGAACGAGACCATGACGAAGTAAATGCTGTAGATGTCAATGCCACAAGGCCCTAGAAAGAatgtgaatttaaaattttttgagtaAAAACAACTTAAACAGAGCATTAAGCACaccaaaagaaaattcatttcTGCTAAAGGCACTTAAATCTCAAGAAAGTTCTTCTCTGGTAAAGATACTTTATATCCCAAGAAAGTTTGTAGTAACAGAGTACATTAATATGGTACCTCAAATTAATGCATTAAtgacatataaatattatatggaCTCATATATCTCCATTTTTTatcaatgttatatataaataacactaTTACAAGAGATAATGAGGATGAAGTTATTAAATAAGATACCCATGTGAAGATGGGTTAGGATACTAGCTAGGTGAGCTGACTTTTAAGCTTTCTTGTAAAGAACGTAGGATGAAGGTTGTATCTaagggaaaaaaacaaattggaaggataaaattttagtatatgttaaaaaattaaaataacattgtttttccTATAACAAGTATCTTTATGCTCCATTAACATTATTCTAATAAAGTTTATAGgaaaaaaggactatttcccacctaaattttaggtcattctcaaatCTACATCCACGGGAgataaaaaaccctaattccCACCCATAGCcaaacttctattaattttttctattaaagaaagagataaagtttattactcaCCTTCCCccaaattttagaaactaacatttcacttttatctaaagtttttaaat includes these proteins:
- the LOC123195541 gene encoding protein NRT1/ PTR FAMILY 5.8 isoform X2 encodes the protein MAGKERFAFKGVASNLVTYLTDVVKMSNSSAAKTVNRWCGFTFIMPLLVAPLADSYWDRYSTILAFSFIYVIGLVALTSTAFTSSWSRSNSTSSSSFLFWSLCLISLGQGGYNPSLQAFGADQLDNGDEELPSSKDDQNSGMKSLFFKWWYFGVCSGSLLGVTVMSYIQDTFGWVLGFAIPTVAMVTSMVFLSFGGRIYANKSEEHIQGNPFLNIIQAIKAAASKVMGSKSALAIEKPDGVELQLQEKPLCPQNLGSNEDLVDLENPTNGNHLLRNAKEVIRLLPVWIMLLMFAVIFQQPATFFTKQGMTMERNIGSNFKIPPATLQSAITFSIILLTPLYDTVLIPITQTIIRNEKGINVMQRMGVGMFLSIIAMAIAAVVETKRLQLSKQMGKPLSIFWLLPQYILLGISDIFTVVGMQEFFYNEVPVRMRTTAFALYTSVFGVGSFMSALLISVIEVLSSSRGGHSWFSDDMKEARLDKFYWVLALASALSLMLYVIFCKFYRTGRGSDSNNCK
- the LOC123195541 gene encoding protein NRT1/ PTR FAMILY 5.8 isoform X1 is translated as MAGGHRHKELSKSCVLLIVMAGKERFAFKGVASNLVTYLTDVVKMSNSSAAKTVNRWCGFTFIMPLLVAPLADSYWDRYSTILAFSFIYVIGLVALTSTAFTSSWSRSNSTSSSSFLFWSLCLISLGQGGYNPSLQAFGADQLDNGDEELPSSKDDQNSGMKSLFFKWWYFGVCSGSLLGVTVMSYIQDTFGWVLGFAIPTVAMVTSMVFLSFGGRIYANKSEEHIQGNPFLNIIQAIKAAASKVMGSKSALAIEKPDGVELQLQEKPLCPQNLGSNEDLVDLENPTNGNHLLRNAKEVIRLLPVWIMLLMFAVIFQQPATFFTKQGMTMERNIGSNFKIPPATLQSAITFSIILLTPLYDTVLIPITQTIIRNEKGINVMQRMGVGMFLSIIAMAIAAVVETKRLQLSKQMGKPLSIFWLLPQYILLGISDIFTVVGMQEFFYNEVPVRMRTTAFALYTSVFGVGSFMSALLISVIEVLSSSRGGHSWFSDDMKEARLDKFYWVLALASALSLMLYVIFCKFYRTGRGSDSNNCK